A single genomic interval of Gossypium raimondii isolate GPD5lz chromosome 11, ASM2569854v1, whole genome shotgun sequence harbors:
- the LOC105802456 gene encoding paired amphipathic helix protein Sin3-like 2 isoform X1 has protein sequence MKRVKDDLYSGSHFKRPFGSSRPESHGQNQMPSGGGGEGGGGGGGGEGGGGGGGGGGMGGAGVGGGISQKLTTNDALTYLKEVREMFQDQKEKYDMFLEVMKDFKAQRTDTAGVIARVKELFKGHNNLIYGFNTFLPKGYEITLDEDEAPAKKTVQFEEAISFVNKIKKRFQNDERVYKSFLDILNMYRKEHKDINEVYCEVASLFEDHPDLLEEFKRFLPDPSAAPLTQQVPYGQNSAQRYNERSSATATLRQIQMDKRRRDRIITSHADHGISVDHPELDDDKTMMKMQKEQRKRLEKENRDRRTRDLDDPKHDNNRDFNLQRIHDKKRYGRKMEGFASYDDRDTFKSMCNQGFIFCERVKERLCSSDDYQAFLKCLNIYSNGIIKRNDLQNLVTDLLGKHPDLMNEFNQFLERCENTDGLLAGVISKKSLSGDGHASRPWKLEEKDREQKRELEGAKERERCREKYMAKSIQELDLSTCQRCTPSYRLLPDDYPIPSASQRSELGAQVLNDYWVSVTSGSEDYSFKHMRRNQYEESLFRCEDDRFELDMLLESVSSTAKRAEDLLNGINENKINVDSPVRVEDHFTVLNLRCIERLYGDHGLDVMEILRKNPALALPVILTRLKQKQEEWTKCRLDFNKVWAEIYLKNHYKSLDHRSFYFKQQDSKNLSAKSLVAEIKELKEKNQNEDDVLMASIAGHRQPLAPHLEYDYLDVGIHEDLYKLIEYSCEEMCSTKELLDKVMRLWTTFLEPMLSVPPRPNGKEGTDDDGKAQNPTVNCTGSSIAECDGSPGADANVNSEPQKGASDGDENSSPELPNSCRNGLTNGGTLAEEEPSGRVYRDDSKLEKEIKCTADKRSGVNILAIEAENNQSRNNTEGASAASRPTSVAAGKGHESEVNVDLLHSSEGARVTKHALLVNGEPTDGFSASRYHEESTGPSKIEKEEGELSPSGDFQDYSIAYSDAGLKAVPKAKHGIENRQYWSGTAKELHPGDAGGENDADADDEDSGNASEAGDNASGNESAGDECSREEHEEEEEMGRDEVDGKAESEGEAEGMTDAHVGGDGMSSFSEHFLFTVKPLAKHVPAVLPEEDRNSSCVFYANDDFYVLFRLHRILYERILSAKTNSTAAEIKCKSSKDASSSDFYARFTSALYRLLDGSADNAKFEDECRAIIGNQSYELFTLDKLIYKLVKQLQAVAADEMDNKLLQLFDYEKSRKHRKTMDSVYYENARVLLQEDNIYRLKSSSSPSRLSIQLMDNVIEKPEAFAVAMEPYFSASLHNDFLSVYPGKNEPHGITLRRNKKKYASLDEFAATCMAMEGVELVNGLENKIACNSYKISYVLDTEDFFFRRRRKSPQCRSSYNNQAGVQRFHKFLSASQ, from the exons ATGAAGCGAGTAAAAGATGATTTATATTCTGGTTCGCATTTTAAACGTCCATTTGGTTCTTCAAGGCCTGAATc CCATGGGCAAAACCAAATGCCGAGTGGAGGTGGGGGTGAAGGTGGAGGAGGTGGTGGTGGGGGTGAAGGTGGAGGGGGAGGAGGGGGAGGTGGAGGAATGGGAGGGGCAGGTGTAGGAGGAGGTATATCACAGAAACTGACTACCAATGATGCCTTAACATATCTAAAGGAAGTGAGGGAGATGTTTCAGGATCAAAAAGAGAAGTATGACATGTTCCTTGAAGTCATGAAGGATTTCAAGGCTCAAAG gACTGACACAGCCGGTGTCATTGCCCGAGTTAAAGAATTATTCAAAGGGCATAACAACTTGATTTATGGATTTAATACCTTCCTGCCAAAGGGTTATGAAATAACCCTTGATGAAGATGAGGCTCCAGCAAAAAAGACAGTTCAATTTGAAGAAGCGATCagttttgtaaataaaataaag AAACGTTTTCAAAATGATGAGCGTGTTTATAAATCATTCCTTGATATCTTGAATATGTACCGGAAGGAGCACAAGGACATAAATGAGGTCTATTGTGAG GTTGCTTCTCTTTTTGAGGACCACCCAGATCTGCTTGAGGAGTTCAAAAGATTTTTACCAGATCCTTCAGCAGCACCTTTGACGCAACAAGTTCCGTATGGTCAAAATTCAGCTCAGCGCTATAATGAGAGAAGCTCTGCTACAGCCACCTTGCGGCAGATACAAATGGACAAG CGTCGAAGGGATAGGATTATTACCTCCCATGCTGATCATGGTATCAGTGTTGATCATCCTGAACTGGATGATGACAAaactatgatgaaaatgcagaAGGAGCAGAGAAAGCGTTTGGAAAAGGAAAATAGGGATAGGAGAACTCGTGATCTGGATGATCCCAAGCATGACAACAATAGGGATTTTAATTTGCAGCGTATTCATGATAAAAAGAGATATGGAAGGAAGATGGAAGGATTTGCCTCTTATGATGATAGAGATACTTTTAAAA GCATGTGCAACCAGGGGTTCATATTCTGTGAGAGAGTTAAGGAGAGGCTATGCAGCTCAGATGACTATCAGGCATTCTTAAAGTGTCTTAACATTTACAGCAATggaataatcaaaagaaatgaTTTGcaaaatttg GTGACCGATTTACTTGGCAAGCATCCAGATCTTATGAATGAGTTCAATCAGTTCTTGGAGCGTTGTGAGAATACTG ATGGGCTTCTTGCTGGTGTTATCAGTAAAA AGTCACTTAGTGGTGATGGGCATGCATCCAGGCCATGGAAGTTAGAGGAAAAAGATAGAGAGCAAAAACGTGAATTGGAGGGAGCTAAGGAAAGGGAGAGATGCAGGGAGAAGTATATGGCAAAGTCCATACAGGAGCTTGACCTTTCTACCTGCCAACGTTGTACCCCAAGCTATCGGCTTCTACCTGACGAT TATCCAATACCTTCAGCTAGTCAGAGATCAGAGCTTGGTGCTCAAGTGCTGAATGATTATTGGGTATCTGTGACGTCTGGAAGTGAGGATTATTCTTTTAAGCACATGCGCAGAAATCAGTATGAAGAGAGTTTGTTCAGATGTGAGGATGATAG ATTTGAGCTGGATATGTTGTTAGAATCTGTGAGCTCAACTGCCAAGCGTGCTGAGGACTTGCTGAATGgcattaatgaaaataaaatcaatgtgGATTCTCCGGTTCGCGTAGAAGACCACTTTACTG TTCTAAATTTAAGGTGCATTGAGCGTTTATACGGTGACCATGGTCTTGATGTAATGGAAATATTACGTAAAAATCCTGCTCTTGCATTACCTGTCATTTTAACTCGTCTGAAGCAGAAGCAAGAAGAGTGGACAAAGTGCCGTTTAGATTTTAACAAGGTTTGGGctgaaatttatttgaaaaaccaTTACAAATCACTTGATCATCGCAGCTTCTATTTCAAGCAGCAGGATTCAAAGAACCTGAGTGCAAAAT CTTTAGTGGCTGAAATCAAGGAGTTGAAAGAGAAGAACCAGAATGAGGATGATGTTCTCATGGCGAGCATTGCTGGTCACAGACAACCCCTGGCTCCACACCTCGAATATGACTATTTGGATGTTGGCATCCATGAAGACCTTTATAAACTTATAGAGTATTCATGTGAAGAGATGTGCTCAACCAAAGAACTGTTGGATAAAGTCATGAGGCTCTGGACCACATTCTTGGAGCCAATGTTGAGTGTTCCTCCTCGACCTAATGGCAAAGAGGGTACTGATGATGATGGTAAAGCTCAGAATCCTACTGTAAACTGCACTGGGTCAAGCATTGCTGAATGTGATGGAAGTCCTGGAGCTGATGCTAATGTTAATTCTGAGCCACAGAAGGGTGCTAGTGACGGAGATGAGAACAGTTCACCAGAGCTACCTAATTCTTGCAGAAATGGTTTGACAAATGGTGGAACTTTAGCCGAAGAAGAACCATCTGGTCGTGTCTATAGGGATGACTCAAAGCTAGAGAAAGAGATCAAATGTACAGCTGATAAAAGGTCTGGAGTTAACATACTTGCAATTGAAGCAGAAAATAATCAAAGCAGAAACAACACTGAAGGGGCTTCAG CAGCTTCTAGACCTACTAGCGTTGCTGCTGGTAAGGGTCATGAATCTGAAGTTAATGTTGATCTTCTACATTCATCAGAG GGTGCTCGTGTAACAAAGCATGCTTTATTAGTAAATGGAGAGCCAACAGATGGCTTTTCTGCTAGTAGATATCACGAAGAATCTACTGGTCCAtccaaaattgaaaaagaagaaggtgAATTATCACCAAGTGGTGATTTTCAGGATTATTCTATTGCCTACAGTGATGCTGGTCTAAAGGCTGTGCCAAAGGCCAAGCATGGTATTGAAAACAGACAGTACTGGTCTGGAACTGCGAAAGAGTTGCATCCTGGAGATGCTGGGGGAGAAAATGATGCAGATGCTGATGATGAGGATAGTGGAAATGCCTCTGAAGCTGGTGACAATGCATCAGGCAATGAATCTGCAGGTGATGAATGCTCTCGTGAAGAGCATGAAGAAGAGGAAGAGATGGGCCGCGATGAAGTTGATGGCAAAGCTGAGAGTGAAGGTGAGGCTGAAGGGATGACTGATGCACATGTGGGAGGAGATGGCATGTCGTCATTTTCAGAGCATTTTCTTTTTACGGTGAAGCCTCTTGCAAAGCATGTACCTGCAGTTTTACCTGAAGAAGATCGAAACAGTTCTTGTGTTTTCTACGCAAATGATGATTTCTATGTTCTTTTCCGACTTCATCGA ATCCTGTATGAAAGAATACTGTCAGCAAAAACAAATTCAACAGCTGCTgaaataaagtgtaaaagttcaAAAGATGCTAGTTCTTCAGATTTTTATGCCAG ATTTACGAGTGCACTGTACCGTCTGCTTGATGGATCTGCTGACAATGCGAAGTTTGAGGATGAATGTCGAGCTATAATAGGAAACCAGTCATATGAGTTATTTACATTGGACaagttaatatataaattggtTAAGCAG CTTCAAGCTGTTGCGGCAGATGAGATGGATAATAAGCTTCTTCAATTGTTTGATTATGAAAAATCTCGGAAACATAGGAAGACAATGGATTCAGTGTATTATGAGAATGCACGTGTCCTCCTTCAAGAGGATAATATATACCGATTGAAATCT TCATCTTCGCCATCTCGGTTGTCTATTCAGCTGATGGACAATGTCATTGAAAAGCCTGAGGCATTTGCTGTTGCAATGGAACCTTATTTTTCTGCTTCTTTGCACAACGATTTTCTGTCAGTCTATCCTGGAAAAAATGAGCCACATGGCATTACGCTAAGGAG
- the LOC105802456 gene encoding paired amphipathic helix protein Sin3-like 2 isoform X2, producing MKRVKDDLYSGSHFKRPFGSSRPESHGQNQMPSGGGGEGGGGGGGGEGGGGGGGGGGMGGAGVGGGISQKLTTNDALTYLKEVREMFQDQKEKYDMFLEVMKDFKAQRTDTAGVIARVKELFKGHNNLIYGFNTFLPKGYEITLDEDEAPAKKTVQFEEAISFVNKIKKRFQNDERVYKSFLDILNMYRKEHKDINEVYCEVASLFEDHPDLLEEFKRFLPDPSAAPLTQQVPYGQNSAQRYNERSSATATLRQIQMDKRRRDRIITSHADHGISVDHPELDDDKTMMKMQKEQRKRLEKENRDRRTRDLDDPKHDNNRDFNLQRIHDKKRYGRKMEGFASYDDRDTFKSMCNQGFIFCERVKERLCSSDDYQAFLKCLNIYSNGIIKRNDLQNLVTDLLGKHPDLMNEFNQFLERCENTDGLLAGVISKKSLSGDGHASRPWKLEEKDREQKRELEGAKERERCREKYMAKSIQELDLSTCQRCTPSYRLLPDDYPIPSASQRSELGAQVLNDYWVSVTSGSEDYSFKHMRRNQYEESLFRCEDDRFELDMLLESVSSTAKRAEDLLNGINENKINVDSPVRVEDHFTVLNLRCIERLYGDHGLDVMEILRKNPALALPVILTRLKQKQEEWTKCRLDFNKVWAEIYLKNHYKSLDHRSFYFKQQDSKNLSAKSLVAEIKELKEKNQNEDDVLMASIAGHRQPLAPHLEYDYLDVGIHEDLYKLIEYSCEEMCSTKELLDKVMRLWTTFLEPMLSVPPRPNGKEGTDDDGKAQNPTVNCTGSSIAECDGSPGADANVNSEPQKGASDGDENSSPELPNSCRNGLTNGGTLAEEEPSGRVYRDDSKLEKEIKCTADKRSGVNILAIEAENNQSRNNTEGASASRPTSVAAGKGHESEVNVDLLHSSEGARVTKHALLVNGEPTDGFSASRYHEESTGPSKIEKEEGELSPSGDFQDYSIAYSDAGLKAVPKAKHGIENRQYWSGTAKELHPGDAGGENDADADDEDSGNASEAGDNASGNESAGDECSREEHEEEEEMGRDEVDGKAESEGEAEGMTDAHVGGDGMSSFSEHFLFTVKPLAKHVPAVLPEEDRNSSCVFYANDDFYVLFRLHRILYERILSAKTNSTAAEIKCKSSKDASSSDFYARFTSALYRLLDGSADNAKFEDECRAIIGNQSYELFTLDKLIYKLVKQLQAVAADEMDNKLLQLFDYEKSRKHRKTMDSVYYENARVLLQEDNIYRLKSSSSPSRLSIQLMDNVIEKPEAFAVAMEPYFSASLHNDFLSVYPGKNEPHGITLRRNKKKYASLDEFAATCMAMEGVELVNGLENKIACNSYKISYVLDTEDFFFRRRRKSPQCRSSYNNQAGVQRFHKFLSASQ from the exons ATGAAGCGAGTAAAAGATGATTTATATTCTGGTTCGCATTTTAAACGTCCATTTGGTTCTTCAAGGCCTGAATc CCATGGGCAAAACCAAATGCCGAGTGGAGGTGGGGGTGAAGGTGGAGGAGGTGGTGGTGGGGGTGAAGGTGGAGGGGGAGGAGGGGGAGGTGGAGGAATGGGAGGGGCAGGTGTAGGAGGAGGTATATCACAGAAACTGACTACCAATGATGCCTTAACATATCTAAAGGAAGTGAGGGAGATGTTTCAGGATCAAAAAGAGAAGTATGACATGTTCCTTGAAGTCATGAAGGATTTCAAGGCTCAAAG gACTGACACAGCCGGTGTCATTGCCCGAGTTAAAGAATTATTCAAAGGGCATAACAACTTGATTTATGGATTTAATACCTTCCTGCCAAAGGGTTATGAAATAACCCTTGATGAAGATGAGGCTCCAGCAAAAAAGACAGTTCAATTTGAAGAAGCGATCagttttgtaaataaaataaag AAACGTTTTCAAAATGATGAGCGTGTTTATAAATCATTCCTTGATATCTTGAATATGTACCGGAAGGAGCACAAGGACATAAATGAGGTCTATTGTGAG GTTGCTTCTCTTTTTGAGGACCACCCAGATCTGCTTGAGGAGTTCAAAAGATTTTTACCAGATCCTTCAGCAGCACCTTTGACGCAACAAGTTCCGTATGGTCAAAATTCAGCTCAGCGCTATAATGAGAGAAGCTCTGCTACAGCCACCTTGCGGCAGATACAAATGGACAAG CGTCGAAGGGATAGGATTATTACCTCCCATGCTGATCATGGTATCAGTGTTGATCATCCTGAACTGGATGATGACAAaactatgatgaaaatgcagaAGGAGCAGAGAAAGCGTTTGGAAAAGGAAAATAGGGATAGGAGAACTCGTGATCTGGATGATCCCAAGCATGACAACAATAGGGATTTTAATTTGCAGCGTATTCATGATAAAAAGAGATATGGAAGGAAGATGGAAGGATTTGCCTCTTATGATGATAGAGATACTTTTAAAA GCATGTGCAACCAGGGGTTCATATTCTGTGAGAGAGTTAAGGAGAGGCTATGCAGCTCAGATGACTATCAGGCATTCTTAAAGTGTCTTAACATTTACAGCAATggaataatcaaaagaaatgaTTTGcaaaatttg GTGACCGATTTACTTGGCAAGCATCCAGATCTTATGAATGAGTTCAATCAGTTCTTGGAGCGTTGTGAGAATACTG ATGGGCTTCTTGCTGGTGTTATCAGTAAAA AGTCACTTAGTGGTGATGGGCATGCATCCAGGCCATGGAAGTTAGAGGAAAAAGATAGAGAGCAAAAACGTGAATTGGAGGGAGCTAAGGAAAGGGAGAGATGCAGGGAGAAGTATATGGCAAAGTCCATACAGGAGCTTGACCTTTCTACCTGCCAACGTTGTACCCCAAGCTATCGGCTTCTACCTGACGAT TATCCAATACCTTCAGCTAGTCAGAGATCAGAGCTTGGTGCTCAAGTGCTGAATGATTATTGGGTATCTGTGACGTCTGGAAGTGAGGATTATTCTTTTAAGCACATGCGCAGAAATCAGTATGAAGAGAGTTTGTTCAGATGTGAGGATGATAG ATTTGAGCTGGATATGTTGTTAGAATCTGTGAGCTCAACTGCCAAGCGTGCTGAGGACTTGCTGAATGgcattaatgaaaataaaatcaatgtgGATTCTCCGGTTCGCGTAGAAGACCACTTTACTG TTCTAAATTTAAGGTGCATTGAGCGTTTATACGGTGACCATGGTCTTGATGTAATGGAAATATTACGTAAAAATCCTGCTCTTGCATTACCTGTCATTTTAACTCGTCTGAAGCAGAAGCAAGAAGAGTGGACAAAGTGCCGTTTAGATTTTAACAAGGTTTGGGctgaaatttatttgaaaaaccaTTACAAATCACTTGATCATCGCAGCTTCTATTTCAAGCAGCAGGATTCAAAGAACCTGAGTGCAAAAT CTTTAGTGGCTGAAATCAAGGAGTTGAAAGAGAAGAACCAGAATGAGGATGATGTTCTCATGGCGAGCATTGCTGGTCACAGACAACCCCTGGCTCCACACCTCGAATATGACTATTTGGATGTTGGCATCCATGAAGACCTTTATAAACTTATAGAGTATTCATGTGAAGAGATGTGCTCAACCAAAGAACTGTTGGATAAAGTCATGAGGCTCTGGACCACATTCTTGGAGCCAATGTTGAGTGTTCCTCCTCGACCTAATGGCAAAGAGGGTACTGATGATGATGGTAAAGCTCAGAATCCTACTGTAAACTGCACTGGGTCAAGCATTGCTGAATGTGATGGAAGTCCTGGAGCTGATGCTAATGTTAATTCTGAGCCACAGAAGGGTGCTAGTGACGGAGATGAGAACAGTTCACCAGAGCTACCTAATTCTTGCAGAAATGGTTTGACAAATGGTGGAACTTTAGCCGAAGAAGAACCATCTGGTCGTGTCTATAGGGATGACTCAAAGCTAGAGAAAGAGATCAAATGTACAGCTGATAAAAGGTCTGGAGTTAACATACTTGCAATTGAAGCAGAAAATAATCAAAGCAGAAACAACACTGAAGGGGCTTCAG CTTCTAGACCTACTAGCGTTGCTGCTGGTAAGGGTCATGAATCTGAAGTTAATGTTGATCTTCTACATTCATCAGAG GGTGCTCGTGTAACAAAGCATGCTTTATTAGTAAATGGAGAGCCAACAGATGGCTTTTCTGCTAGTAGATATCACGAAGAATCTACTGGTCCAtccaaaattgaaaaagaagaaggtgAATTATCACCAAGTGGTGATTTTCAGGATTATTCTATTGCCTACAGTGATGCTGGTCTAAAGGCTGTGCCAAAGGCCAAGCATGGTATTGAAAACAGACAGTACTGGTCTGGAACTGCGAAAGAGTTGCATCCTGGAGATGCTGGGGGAGAAAATGATGCAGATGCTGATGATGAGGATAGTGGAAATGCCTCTGAAGCTGGTGACAATGCATCAGGCAATGAATCTGCAGGTGATGAATGCTCTCGTGAAGAGCATGAAGAAGAGGAAGAGATGGGCCGCGATGAAGTTGATGGCAAAGCTGAGAGTGAAGGTGAGGCTGAAGGGATGACTGATGCACATGTGGGAGGAGATGGCATGTCGTCATTTTCAGAGCATTTTCTTTTTACGGTGAAGCCTCTTGCAAAGCATGTACCTGCAGTTTTACCTGAAGAAGATCGAAACAGTTCTTGTGTTTTCTACGCAAATGATGATTTCTATGTTCTTTTCCGACTTCATCGA ATCCTGTATGAAAGAATACTGTCAGCAAAAACAAATTCAACAGCTGCTgaaataaagtgtaaaagttcaAAAGATGCTAGTTCTTCAGATTTTTATGCCAG ATTTACGAGTGCACTGTACCGTCTGCTTGATGGATCTGCTGACAATGCGAAGTTTGAGGATGAATGTCGAGCTATAATAGGAAACCAGTCATATGAGTTATTTACATTGGACaagttaatatataaattggtTAAGCAG CTTCAAGCTGTTGCGGCAGATGAGATGGATAATAAGCTTCTTCAATTGTTTGATTATGAAAAATCTCGGAAACATAGGAAGACAATGGATTCAGTGTATTATGAGAATGCACGTGTCCTCCTTCAAGAGGATAATATATACCGATTGAAATCT TCATCTTCGCCATCTCGGTTGTCTATTCAGCTGATGGACAATGTCATTGAAAAGCCTGAGGCATTTGCTGTTGCAATGGAACCTTATTTTTCTGCTTCTTTGCACAACGATTTTCTGTCAGTCTATCCTGGAAAAAATGAGCCACATGGCATTACGCTAAGGAG